One window of Marinomonas primoryensis genomic DNA carries:
- the cobW gene encoding cobalamin biosynthesis protein CobW: protein MQLNKIPTTIVTGFLGSGKTTLLSNVLKQAAGKRIAVIVNEFGELDIDSDLLRSCPLDCPEGTEDGQEGGQRSDDGFYELANGCICCTVEEEFLPVMKQLVARRGDIDHILIETSGLALPKPLVQAFNWPGIKEYCTVDAVITVVDGEAVAAGRFAHDEDKVQAQRDADENLDHDPSLQELLDDQLSAADLVVVTKNDLLDEAARARVQAIIAHKVLNTVKTVYIENGEAALDVLLGIDAATESRIDDVHNHHDHHHAHGGHHDHAHDHFDSFVVTLGEVQSDLLQETLSQLVEEHNIFRVKGFAAVHGKPMRQVFQVVGTRLDRYFDRLWQPEEVRKTQLVFIGKGITKEKIEGILHDALSA, encoded by the coding sequence ATGCAGCTTAATAAAATTCCAACAACGATTGTGACTGGCTTTTTGGGCAGTGGCAAAACCACATTATTATCCAATGTTTTAAAACAAGCGGCAGGCAAACGTATCGCCGTGATAGTTAACGAGTTTGGTGAGTTAGACATTGACTCTGATTTATTGCGTTCTTGTCCTTTAGATTGCCCAGAAGGTACGGAAGATGGCCAAGAAGGAGGCCAGCGCAGTGATGATGGGTTTTATGAGCTGGCAAACGGTTGTATTTGCTGCACAGTGGAAGAAGAATTTTTACCTGTGATGAAGCAGCTGGTGGCTCGCCGTGGCGATATCGATCATATCTTGATTGAAACCAGCGGATTGGCGTTGCCAAAGCCGTTAGTGCAGGCCTTTAACTGGCCGGGTATTAAAGAATATTGCACGGTGGATGCAGTGATTACTGTCGTTGATGGCGAAGCCGTTGCGGCAGGTCGCTTTGCCCATGATGAAGACAAAGTACAAGCGCAGCGCGATGCTGATGAAAATCTTGATCATGATCCAAGCTTACAAGAATTATTGGATGATCAATTGAGTGCCGCCGACTTAGTGGTGGTAACGAAAAACGACTTATTAGACGAAGCGGCGCGTGCTCGTGTGCAAGCCATCATCGCCCATAAAGTACTTAACACCGTTAAAACGGTCTATATCGAAAATGGTGAAGCGGCTCTGGATGTTCTACTCGGTATTGATGCCGCCACAGAAAGTCGTATCGACGATGTGCATAACCACCACGATCATCACCATGCACACGGCGGCCATCATGATCATGCCCATGATCACTTTGATTCGTTTGTTGTGACGCTCGGTGAAGTGCAGTCCGATCTTCTGCAAGAAACGCTTTCTCAGTTGGTTGAAGAGCACAATATTTTTCGTGTGAAAGGTTTTGCTGCGGTGCATGGCAAGCCAATGCGTCAGGTTTTTCAAGTTGTCGGCACCCGTTTAGATCGTTATTTTGACCGTCTATGGCAACCAGAAGAAGTGCGTAAAACACAGTTGGTCTTTATTGGTAAAGGCATTACGAAAGAAAAAATTGAAGGCATTTTACACGATGCTTTAAGTGCTTAA
- the cobM gene encoding precorrin-4 C(11)-methyltransferase: MTVYFIGAGPGDPDLMTIKAVKTMARCPVILYAGSLIPTPVIDSVRESAEAIYDTAEMNLDETTAVIEKAAKEGKDVARLQCGDPALYGAIGEQIRRIEALGIDYEVIPGVSAVAASAAMLKKELTLSGVSQTVIMTRYEGKTPFPERERLPALAQSGATLAIHLGITRIHKIVEELIPHYGEDCPIAVCYRTSWPDQDYVVGTLADIVAKVREKKFTRTCLILVGKVLDTEDFADSYLYDKGQAHIFRKIHKSKK; this comes from the coding sequence ATGACGGTTTACTTTATAGGCGCAGGACCTGGCGATCCAGATTTGATGACGATCAAAGCAGTTAAGACAATGGCGCGTTGCCCCGTTATTTTATACGCTGGTTCCTTGATTCCAACTCCAGTTATTGACAGTGTGCGAGAGTCTGCCGAAGCGATTTACGACACCGCCGAAATGAATTTAGATGAAACCACTGCTGTGATCGAAAAGGCGGCTAAAGAAGGCAAAGACGTGGCGCGTTTGCAGTGTGGAGATCCTGCTTTGTACGGTGCTATTGGCGAGCAAATACGTCGCATCGAAGCGTTAGGTATCGATTACGAAGTGATTCCCGGTGTTAGTGCAGTTGCCGCATCGGCGGCCATGTTGAAAAAAGAACTGACGCTTTCCGGTGTATCGCAAACCGTCATCATGACGCGTTATGAAGGTAAAACCCCTTTCCCAGAAAGAGAGCGTTTACCTGCATTGGCGCAGAGTGGTGCGACCTTGGCGATTCACCTTGGTATTACTCGAATTCATAAAATTGTCGAAGAACTCATACCTCATTATGGTGAAGATTGTCCTATTGCTGTGTGTTATCGCACTAGTTGGCCAGATCAAGATTATGTTGTGGGAACGTTAGCGGATATTGTTGCCAAAGTAAGAGAGAAAAAATTCACTCGTACTTGTTTGATACTGGTTGGGAAAGTATTAGACACAGAGGATTTCGCCGATTCTTATTTATACGACAAAGGGCAGGCTCATATCTTCCGTAAGATACATAAGTCTAAAAAATAA
- the cobJ gene encoding precorrin-3B C(17)-methyltransferase has translation MSKLFVMGMGPGDLGLVAPNATKALAICSDWVAYGYYLDLLGELSEGKTFHNLPLGEEIGRARLALSLAAQGKNTALISSGDIGIYAMATLVFELLDLQLQGKENHPEWLNVDIEVIPGISAMQAGAGRVGAMLGHDFCTISLSDLLTPWETIDKRLHACGAGDFVVSFYNPVSKKRDWQLNHARDVLLQYRPASTPVMIGRQLTRPEEEITFTTLGELDAKDVDMFTMVSVGNSDTKHITNGEKQWIYTPRGYSKKL, from the coding sequence ATGAGTAAATTATTTGTGATGGGCATGGGGCCTGGAGATTTAGGCTTGGTGGCGCCGAATGCAACCAAAGCATTGGCGATTTGCAGCGATTGGGTTGCATACGGTTATTATTTAGATTTATTGGGTGAATTAAGCGAAGGAAAAACCTTTCATAATCTTCCTTTAGGCGAAGAAATCGGACGCGCTCGTCTTGCGTTGAGTTTAGCTGCGCAAGGTAAAAATACAGCCTTGATCTCTAGCGGTGACATCGGAATCTATGCGATGGCGACACTCGTCTTTGAACTGCTGGATTTGCAGTTGCAAGGCAAAGAAAACCATCCAGAATGGCTGAATGTGGATATCGAAGTAATCCCTGGTATTTCTGCGATGCAAGCCGGAGCAGGCCGAGTCGGCGCGATGCTTGGCCACGATTTTTGTACTATCTCCCTTTCAGATTTATTAACCCCTTGGGAAACTATCGACAAGCGTCTTCATGCTTGTGGCGCGGGCGACTTTGTCGTGTCTTTTTATAATCCTGTTTCCAAAAAGCGTGACTGGCAACTTAATCACGCTCGTGATGTCCTATTGCAATACCGCCCGGCAAGTACACCTGTGATGATTGGCCGTCAGCTGACGCGACCAGAAGAAGAAATTACCTTTACTACCCTTGGTGAATTGGACGCAAAAGACGTAGATATGTTCACCATGGTGAGCGTGGGGAATTCCGACACCAAACACATTACAAATGGCGAGAAACAGTGGATTTATACGCCACGTGGCTACTCGAAAAAGTTATAA
- a CDS encoding MliC family protein produces MHIQKFFSQSVLVGFSVLGLAACSSVDKDRTAYDDTYEIENTEQTNSAVYACNGIPLNIYFHAEQAQLSWKEKTYRLTHAVSASGAFYLGEGVSFWIHDDSAELEFNDMEKDHCRLVRVES; encoded by the coding sequence ATGCATATCCAAAAGTTTTTTTCACAAAGTGTCTTGGTTGGTTTCTCTGTATTGGGCTTGGCTGCTTGTAGCTCAGTAGATAAAGACAGAACAGCGTACGATGACACTTATGAAATAGAAAACACCGAACAAACCAATTCTGCTGTCTATGCTTGTAACGGTATACCTTTAAATATTTATTTTCATGCAGAACAAGCCCAATTATCTTGGAAAGAAAAAACCTATAGACTAACCCATGCGGTGAGTGCCTCTGGCGCATTTTACTTGGGCGAAGGCGTGTCTTTTTGGATTCATGATGATAGCGCTGAATTAGAGTTTAATGACATGGAAAAAGATCATTGCCGCCTTGTTCGTGTCGAGTCCTAG